A single genomic interval of Geoalkalibacter sp. harbors:
- a CDS encoding type II toxin-antitoxin system Phd/YefM family antitoxin, with protein MPTVTATEARKTLYRLLDEVSESHVPVQITGKRGNAALVSEETWRAIQETLYLHGVPGMRDSIIEGMKTPVDECGEELDW; from the coding sequence ATGCCCACAGTTACCGCAACCGAAGCCCGAAAAACGCTCTACCGACTTCTTGATGAGGTCTCCGAGTCCCATGTGCCGGTGCAGATCACCGGCAAACGAGGCAATGCCGCCCTGGTCTCCGAGGAAACTTGGAGAGCGATCCAGGAAACCCTCTATCTGCACGGCGTCCCAGGCATGAGGGACTCGATCATCGAGGGGATGAAAACTCCGGTCGATGAATGCGGCGAGGAACTCGACTGGTGA